In one window of Borrelia anserina Es DNA:
- a CDS encoding S1C family serine protease produces MHRKIFIILMLIFSCSTIKDVDDKQIYYIPSESISKHIEDNNFEVALSSYYNLKNSGFEMDQSILDLKDRALSEIKNEYLKFCREKDYERAFFKLETLNLFGIMLGESKEHLILNHLKSLRLKDPMLASFFAKYYLFDNAFDSLKNFFVNEKYLSRNILLDTAVLTVWVDMGTKILNGHVLPNIVLGSAFVIDSLNGYALTNYHIISSQVDSDYHGVSSLYVRLPRGKGEKLPAKVIAYSKEMDLALIKIPFKLDHQFNLSYSSNINVGDRIYAMGSPMGFEKTITSGIISGKNRNLLSVGDSYQIDAAINQGNSGGPVVNENGKFVGLTFAGIVHSQGLNFVIPSKWVLKVLPFMYGGGILRNKWLGFTFFESMKNLEISYVAPNSPADIGGLKSGDFILSVNSLKFESLKDLQYYVLQRKSMLKIRYKRNDKEYESYLYPQDRPEDIIESIVERDSFRNLMRIFLGLNLSLISGREYRVSKVFFNSLGDELNFKVNDEIFVYDFKYVKYKRVFILLLYVKRLFSGYLGTPMQFIIPFDSIVFV; encoded by the coding sequence ATGCATAGGAAAATTTTTATTATTTTGATGTTAATTTTTTCATGCAGTACAATAAAAGACGTCGATGATAAGCAGATTTATTATATTCCATCTGAAAGTATAAGTAAGCATATAGAAGATAATAATTTTGAAGTTGCTCTTTCAAGTTATTACAATCTAAAAAATAGTGGTTTTGAGATGGATCAATCTATCTTAGACTTGAAAGATAGAGCTTTATCTGAAATCAAAAATGAATATCTTAAATTTTGTAGGGAAAAAGATTATGAGAGAGCATTCTTTAAGCTTGAGACTTTAAATTTATTTGGTATCATGCTGGGTGAGAGTAAAGAACATTTAATTTTGAATCATCTTAAGAGTTTAAGGCTCAAGGACCCAATGCTTGCAAGTTTTTTTGCAAAGTATTACTTATTTGATAATGCTTTTGATTCTTTAAAAAATTTTTTTGTTAATGAAAAATATCTTTCAAGGAATATCTTGCTTGATACGGCTGTTTTAACAGTTTGGGTAGATATGGGTACTAAAATTTTAAACGGCCATGTACTGCCAAATATTGTTTTGGGATCTGCTTTTGTTATTGATAGTCTTAACGGATATGCTTTAACCAATTATCATATAATTAGTTCTCAGGTTGATAGTGATTATCATGGAGTTTCCAGTCTTTATGTAAGACTTCCAAGAGGCAAAGGTGAGAAATTGCCTGCAAAAGTAATTGCTTATTCAAAAGAAATGGATCTTGCTTTAATTAAGATTCCATTTAAATTAGATCATCAATTTAATTTGAGTTATTCTTCAAATATTAATGTTGGTGATAGAATTTATGCTATGGGTTCTCCCATGGGCTTCGAGAAGACTATTACTTCAGGGATAATCTCTGGCAAGAATAGAAATTTGTTATCTGTGGGTGATTCTTACCAAATTGATGCTGCCATTAATCAGGGAAATTCTGGGGGGCCTGTTGTAAATGAAAATGGTAAGTTTGTTGGGCTTACATTTGCTGGTATTGTGCATTCTCAAGGTCTTAATTTTGTTATACCGTCAAAATGGGTTTTAAAGGTCTTACCATTTATGTATGGAGGTGGCATTTTGAGAAATAAGTGGTTAGGATTTACTTTTTTTGAAAGTATGAAAAACCTGGAGATATCATATGTAGCTCCTAATTCTCCTGCAGATATTGGTGGATTGAAGAGTGGAGATTTTATCCTGAGTGTTAATTCTTTGAAATTTGAGAGCTTAAAAGATCTTCAATATTATGTTTTACAAAGAAAGTCTATGTTAAAAATTAGGTATAAGAGAAATGATAAGGAGTATGAGAGTTATTTATATCCACAAGATCGGCCGGAAGATATTATTGAGAGTATTGTAGAACGAGATTCTTTTAGGAATTTGATGAGAATTTTTTTGGGTTTAAATTTAAGTTTAATTTCTGGGAGAGAGTATAGAGTTTCTAAGGTGTTTTTTAATAGTCTTGGGGATGAACTTAATTTTAAGGTCAATGATGAAATTTTTGTTTATGATTTTAAATATGTTAAATATAAAAGAGTATTTATCTTATTGCTTTATGTTAAAAGATTGTTTTCAGGATATTTAGGAACCCCTATGCAGTTTATTATTCCTTTTGATTCTATTGTATTTGTGTAA
- a CDS encoding thymidine kinase produces the protein MSFYLNLVSGGTESKLDNILSISHFNFKDNLNLILIIGPMGSGKTEYAAKIYKDSLVIKSKSSKVLSSITKGRRNRANVFFIRNVLDKKRFNDYPENVIPYRGGGSDKIDGIDFAGSSFDVDQLIDNNPEYGTFIIDETCFYDERLVFILNKIALDSNVLFVLPTLLYNFRKEIFNNTAKLLIEYSDKICRLGAYCEHINCMDESFLTYRYYFYRGKEIAAPYFDPLLIVGGDEIVESAVYPNYATRCSKHHYLVGREYFFTILKPFALLYAQGDKKLLEAEIVGLSSNVRNSNFANSLLIESRGKYDIEVLENLLKLPFLAERALITLSLEYNILSKEDFKELINKFSLSKDYIRKVIVLREHKWIL, from the coding sequence ATGAGCTTTTATCTGAATTTGGTAAGTGGAGGTACTGAATCTAAGCTTGATAATATTTTATCTATTAGTCACTTTAATTTTAAAGATAATTTGAATTTAATACTTATAATTGGTCCTATGGGTAGTGGTAAGACAGAATACGCTGCTAAGATCTATAAGGATTCTCTTGTTATTAAGAGTAAATCTTCTAAAGTTTTAAGTTCCATTACCAAGGGACGTAGAAATAGGGCTAATGTATTCTTTATTAGAAATGTTCTTGATAAGAAGAGGTTTAATGATTATCCTGAAAATGTTATTCCTTATAGGGGTGGTGGGAGTGATAAGATTGATGGAATTGATTTTGCAGGTAGTTCTTTTGATGTAGATCAATTAATAGATAATAATCCTGAATATGGAACTTTTATTATTGATGAAACTTGTTTTTATGATGAACGTTTGGTTTTTATTTTAAATAAAATTGCATTAGATTCAAATGTGTTATTTGTACTTCCTACTTTACTTTATAATTTTAGGAAAGAGATATTTAATAATACTGCTAAACTGTTGATAGAATATTCAGATAAAATTTGTCGTCTTGGTGCTTATTGTGAGCATATTAATTGTATGGATGAGTCTTTTTTAACATACAGATATTATTTTTATAGAGGAAAGGAAATAGCTGCACCTTATTTTGATCCTTTATTGATTGTTGGTGGTGATGAGATTGTTGAGTCTGCTGTTTATCCAAATTATGCTACAAGGTGCTCTAAGCATCATTATCTTGTTGGTAGGGAATATTTTTTTACTATTCTTAAACCTTTTGCATTATTATATGCTCAAGGTGATAAAAAGTTGCTTGAGGCAGAGATTGTCGGCTTGAGCAGTAATGTGAGGAATTCAAATTTTGCAAATTCTCTTTTAATTGAGTCTAGGGGAAAATATGATATTGAGGTTTTAGAAAATTTGTTAAAATTGCCTTTCTTAGCTGAGAGGGCTTTGATTACGCTTTCATTAGAGTATAATATCCTTAGCAAGGAAGATTTTAAAGAGCTTATTAATAAATTTTCTCTTAGTAAAGACTATATTCGAAAAGTAATTGTTTTAAGAGAGCATAAATGGATCCTTTAA
- the tmk gene encoding dTMP kinase → MNKILKNFYCIEGIDGSGKTSITQRLKKLCNNNLKYHFTQEPSKGIIGEFIRQQLTNFKNPLSQVSLTYLYLADRYEHLYNTKNGIIKILNKGQTKVITDRYLFSSIAYQGELGYKLNKDFPLPEKIFFIKTDPNIAYKRIQDNRRKADLFEIEVTKLKKINSRYTETLKMFNDLIDIIYLVNSNEKDLEISAQKIFELIKF, encoded by the coding sequence GTGAACAAGATCCTAAAAAACTTCTATTGCATAGAAGGAATTGATGGAAGTGGAAAAACAAGCATAACTCAAAGGCTAAAAAAATTATGTAATAACAACTTAAAGTACCATTTTACACAAGAACCATCAAAAGGAATAATTGGAGAATTCATAAGACAGCAACTAACTAATTTTAAAAATCCTTTAAGTCAAGTATCATTGACCTATTTGTACTTAGCGGATAGATATGAACATTTATACAATACAAAGAACGGAATAATAAAAATACTAAATAAAGGTCAAACAAAAGTGATAACCGACAGATACTTATTTTCATCTATAGCATATCAAGGAGAATTAGGATACAAATTAAACAAAGATTTCCCCCTGCCCGAAAAAATTTTTTTCATAAAAACAGACCCCAACATTGCTTATAAGCGCATTCAAGATAATAGAAGAAAGGCTGATCTTTTTGAAATTGAAGTAACGAAACTTAAAAAAATTAATTCTAGATATACAGAAACACTCAAAATGTTTAACGACCTAATTGACATTATATACCTTGTAAATTCAAATGAAAAAGACTTAGAAATAAGCGCACAAAAAATCTTTGAATTAATAAAATTTTAA
- a CDS encoding translocation/assembly module TamB domain-containing protein — MNLFFIRNQITLSFLFSVLVFISILITFILFVQFQIYSARFLIINYFESKSGFKIKYDKIDPYFLSSIKIDNLELSLNDEDKILIGTVKVNLDLFRLLLGDENIILDIFLRGSTLNFDLNNFKFLESQDLYSSELKLSGDSICRAILSKMFNSFDSIHVCLEDIDMNLKLNSDNFLRFQIKSFVLKTFDDDFLFSFVIDFSSLVVLNSSVSLKSILDSTFYFEGKFKKDLEDGYINFSFLELHTDHFSLLEQGFQINYSKGNIEIFNIIRENLDFNLRYDFNKNFLRLEALFFDLNLLSWISLNKNLSNYKNYLDTSLNGQLALSYDFKDKDLRYAFLLNSSSNANMINKEIQGVRVQIKGNEEIANVQDAFVKLKRGFVGYKGYYSLKDLVPMGRLDFRSAKIFSFKDLNGYLDFSKEGQFFCVKSDDFRIGRLKIRDLDMKTSFAQDIIHVDYLLNFASNNSKISLKGNFDKENFNLNLSVKEFPMLFLKDVLPETLITKIIPEHFLSGKYLNLTSEFNLNTFDYTRSKLNNLNFSVLSKLDNFNLMFDASGEKDVYKVKHFNYSNGDCSINSNFLIRLFDNSLNINTEFNYLGKSYPLYFELDFKNRYFNFQFSPRSLVSLNYSDSSISYFLDINDFHFYNGDSEILLNVNSSGDYHRIHNDLKVTFTKFSLDKISSNPAYNFNFSFEGIYENKKISLSNIRFTNRISSLQGQGYFNLNDKLSGNLNLFSYVNSERYFLGVDSNEDGSYFVGRFQGFDFNNLRFFSFLNGKINGNFILSFKNSDLFNYSLSAYLATDDLSLLGVPTDCSLNLGLVDNNLNIYNIKASQNGKKVLAGSFRYDIKNFIGIANLNVDSKIFSSKVNASFQKFEEKIDEELGILKSKIDGEIALRDLKYKDKNLSDLTIEFKNNSEKFIMSSIEYDLISCLYEYNDGNFYIRLNDYLPLSFFASGNIFNNKITSNVQDIKFSSSSITEDLLGSKTFFNIKEHFILYNLDLIGSLDVNGDLYNPNLNGEFKLIHALISTEYLRLSRQNGRSRILELIDVPVTIKDNSVIIENKFNLDYYSDISVAAHLNLNFLSDSIVDYYKIDIGVSEGSGVPIQFDKVTINFVGHASGYFFIEGNPEEIMFRGDLNVSNAWVYLLENSIVDLLINPYKRFKKKVGVSDVNYKGLDIATDFKINFDSNVAFHWPDNKISFLNAIITRGNKLEFKSDTKTDDFTLKGDLSISNGSFNYNNKQFTFKSGSYISFNENKNKFDPWVKVEATNVIKGGSENFLITMSMNGPLSLWDLKFSSYPARTEQEIKYLLSNAIIGGEYGLQSAGTNTAEMALGLASDILVDLIVQPIEDYIRSVLKLDLLSIKTDILRNAIGVLGGPTTFAGVLDKTNVKVGKYIDDGVFLKAGFGFLKEEVTPFSQNLSFNVNFGLELNSPFFFVDYTFDYNFKENGRGIGNQISIFWKFRY, encoded by the coding sequence ATGAATTTGTTTTTTATAAGGAATCAGATTACTCTGTCTTTTCTTTTTTCAGTTTTAGTCTTTATATCAATTCTTATAACTTTTATCTTATTTGTTCAATTTCAAATTTATTCTGCTAGATTTCTTATTATAAATTATTTTGAATCGAAATCTGGCTTTAAAATTAAATATGATAAGATTGATCCTTATTTTTTATCTTCAATAAAAATAGATAATTTGGAGTTGAGCTTGAATGATGAAGATAAAATATTGATAGGTACTGTTAAGGTTAATTTGGATTTGTTTAGGTTGTTATTAGGAGATGAAAATATTATTTTGGATATTTTTTTGAGGGGCAGTACCTTAAATTTTGATTTAAATAATTTTAAGTTTCTTGAATCTCAGGATTTATATTCTAGTGAATTGAAGTTGAGTGGTGATAGTATTTGTCGTGCGATACTTAGCAAAATGTTTAATTCCTTTGATAGTATTCATGTGTGTTTAGAAGATATTGATATGAATCTTAAACTAAATTCTGATAATTTTTTGAGGTTTCAGATTAAGAGTTTTGTATTAAAGACATTCGATGATGATTTTTTATTTAGTTTTGTTATTGATTTTAGTTCTCTTGTAGTTTTAAACTCTTCTGTTAGCCTTAAAAGTATTCTTGATTCAACTTTTTATTTTGAAGGTAAGTTTAAAAAAGATCTTGAAGATGGATATATTAATTTTAGTTTTTTAGAATTACATACAGATCATTTTAGTTTGCTTGAACAAGGATTTCAGATAAATTATTCGAAGGGAAATATTGAAATTTTTAATATTATAAGAGAAAATTTGGATTTTAATTTGAGATATGATTTTAATAAAAATTTTTTGAGATTGGAAGCTTTATTCTTTGATTTAAATCTTTTAAGTTGGATAAGTCTTAATAAAAATTTAAGTAATTATAAAAACTATCTTGATACAAGTTTGAATGGTCAGTTGGCATTGTCTTATGATTTTAAAGATAAAGATTTACGGTATGCATTCTTATTAAATTCATCGTCAAATGCTAATATGATAAACAAAGAAATTCAAGGGGTAAGAGTACAAATTAAAGGTAATGAAGAAATTGCGAATGTACAGGATGCTTTTGTGAAACTTAAGAGAGGGTTTGTTGGTTATAAGGGCTATTATTCTTTAAAAGATTTAGTGCCGATGGGAAGGCTTGATTTTAGATCTGCAAAAATCTTTAGTTTTAAGGATCTTAATGGATATTTAGATTTTAGTAAGGAAGGTCAATTTTTTTGTGTAAAGTCTGATGATTTTAGGATCGGCAGGCTTAAAATTCGAGATTTGGATATGAAAACGAGTTTTGCTCAAGATATTATCCATGTTGATTATTTACTGAATTTTGCTAGCAATAATTCTAAAATTTCATTGAAGGGTAATTTTGATAAGGAGAATTTTAATCTTAATTTGAGCGTTAAAGAGTTTCCTATGCTTTTCTTAAAGGATGTACTTCCAGAAACCCTTATAACTAAGATTATTCCTGAACATTTTTTGTCAGGTAAGTATTTAAATTTAACTTCAGAGTTTAATTTAAATACTTTTGATTATACTAGGAGCAAATTGAATAATCTCAATTTTTCTGTCTTATCAAAATTGGATAATTTTAATTTAATGTTTGATGCAAGTGGGGAAAAAGATGTTTATAAAGTAAAACACTTTAATTATAGTAATGGGGATTGTAGTATAAATTCTAATTTTTTGATACGGTTGTTTGATAATAGTTTAAATATAAATACTGAGTTTAATTATTTAGGCAAGAGTTATCCTTTGTATTTTGAGTTAGATTTCAAAAATAGGTATTTTAACTTTCAATTTTCGCCTAGATCACTAGTAAGTTTAAATTATTCTGATTCATCTATATCTTATTTTTTAGATATTAATGATTTTCATTTTTATAATGGGGATTCTGAGATTTTATTAAATGTTAATTCTTCTGGAGATTACCATAGAATACATAATGATTTGAAGGTTACATTTACTAAGTTCAGCTTAGATAAAATTTCTAGTAATCCTGCTTATAATTTTAATTTTAGTTTTGAGGGCATATATGAGAATAAAAAAATTAGTCTTTCAAACATTAGATTTACGAATAGGATTTCAAGTTTACAAGGGCAAGGATATTTTAATTTAAATGATAAACTTAGTGGTAATTTGAACTTGTTTTCGTATGTGAATTCAGAGCGTTATTTCTTGGGTGTTGACTCTAATGAAGATGGAAGTTATTTTGTTGGTAGATTTCAGGGATTTGATTTTAATAATTTAAGATTCTTTTCGTTCTTAAATGGAAAGATTAATGGTAATTTTATATTGAGCTTTAAAAATAGTGATTTGTTTAATTATTCTCTTAGTGCTTATCTTGCAACAGATGACTTGTCTTTGTTGGGTGTTCCCACAGATTGCTCTTTGAATTTGGGATTGGTTGATAATAATCTTAATATTTATAATATAAAGGCAAGTCAGAATGGAAAAAAAGTTTTAGCAGGTAGTTTCAGGTATGATATTAAGAATTTTATTGGTATTGCTAATTTGAATGTTGATAGCAAGATTTTCTCTTCAAAGGTGAATGCAAGTTTTCAAAAATTTGAAGAGAAAATTGATGAAGAGCTTGGTATTTTAAAGAGTAAAATTGATGGAGAGATTGCTTTAAGAGATTTAAAATATAAAGATAAAAATCTTTCTGATCTTACAATTGAATTTAAAAATAATAGCGAAAAGTTTATTATGTCATCAATTGAATATGATCTTATTAGTTGTTTGTATGAGTATAATGATGGTAATTTTTATATTAGATTAAATGATTATTTGCCTCTTAGTTTCTTTGCATCAGGTAATATTTTTAATAATAAAATTACCAGTAATGTGCAGGATATTAAATTTAGTTCAAGTTCAATTACAGAAGATTTATTGGGTTCAAAAACTTTTTTTAATATTAAGGAACATTTTATTCTCTATAATCTTGATTTAATTGGTTCATTGGATGTTAATGGTGATTTATATAATCCAAATCTTAATGGAGAGTTTAAGTTAATACATGCTTTGATAAGTACTGAATATCTAAGACTTTCTAGACAGAATGGAAGAAGTAGAATTTTAGAGTTGATTGATGTACCAGTTACCATTAAAGATAACAGTGTAATTATTGAGAACAAATTTAATTTAGATTATTATTCTGATATCAGTGTTGCTGCCCATTTGAACCTAAATTTTCTGAGTGATAGTATTGTTGACTATTATAAGATAGATATCGGTGTTTCTGAAGGTTCTGGAGTACCTATTCAATTTGATAAAGTAACTATAAATTTTGTTGGACATGCTTCAGGTTATTTTTTTATTGAAGGTAATCCTGAAGAAATTATGTTTAGAGGAGATCTAAATGTTTCAAATGCTTGGGTTTATTTACTTGAAAATTCGATTGTTGATCTATTAATAAATCCTTATAAAAGATTCAAGAAGAAAGTTGGAGTATCTGATGTTAATTATAAGGGTTTGGATATTGCTACAGATTTTAAAATTAATTTTGATAGTAATGTTGCTTTTCATTGGCCAGATAATAAGATTTCCTTCTTGAATGCTATTATTACAAGAGGAAATAAACTTGAGTTTAAATCTGACACTAAAACGGATGATTTTACCCTTAAGGGAGATTTAAGTATTTCAAATGGTTCTTTCAATTATAATAATAAACAATTTACCTTTAAGAGTGGTTCATATATATCTTTTAATGAAAATAAGAACAAATTTGATCCGTGGGTAAAAGTTGAGGCTACAAATGTGATTAAGGGTGGTAGTGAAAATTTTTTAATAACAATGAGCATGAATGGTCCTTTGAGTTTATGGGATCTTAAGTTTTCATCTTATCCTGCGAGAACGGAACAAGAAATTAAATATCTTTTATCAAACGCAATAATTGGAGGTGAATATGGACTACAGTCAGCAGGTACGAATACAGCTGAGATGGCACTTGGACTGGCTAGTGATATTTTAGTTGATCTGATAGTACAGCCTATTGAAGATTATATACGTTCTGTATTAAAATTAGACCTATTGAGTATAAAAACGGATATATTAAGGAATGCTATTGGTGTTTTAGGTGGTCCAACAACTTTTGCAGGTGTTCTTGATAAAACAAATGTTAAAGTGGGTAAGTATATTGATGATGGTGTTTTTTTGAAGGCGGGATTTGGATTTTTAAAAGAAGAAGTAACACCATTTTCTCAAAATTTAAGTTTTAATGTTAATTTTGGTCTTGAGCTCAATTCACCGTTTTTCTTTGTTGACTATACTTTTGATTATAATTTTAAGGAAAATGGTCGTGGTATAGGCAATCAGATATCTATTTTTTGGAAATTTAGATACTAA
- the bamA gene encoding outer membrane protein assembly factor BamA yields the protein MVFSCFVFDLVYSQEQYKGKIIKSVNFDGLKNIRENDLGPILNVYLGQAYSDELFDKLQVDLYALDYFEGLIRPEFRIEDDKLVITFFVKEKSLVRTVTFVDDSRVFWNSELRDKSHIKAKEALNLAKIKKSVVKFEEMYKDAGYLDVTVEFEIKEEDSLVDIIFKINSGSKYVVKEVSFEGNLNFKSHVLRKYLVSKPASLFSDGKYLESNVDKDKDQLESYYRNNGYINAKVVKSTVDIQVPRDSKKLEKEVYLKYFISEGSVFKFGKFEITGNLVFKLEELQSLITFKEGDIFDDSRFEQDFKKIREKYYSDGYIFTEIVPSRTIRDEFVDHDIKIVEKDKAHIESITVSGNKKTASHVILREIPLMEGDVFSLEKLRMGLFNLQRLGYFGNVVPYAVPSNIEGLMKIDFAVEERETASFRFGMNFGGVSNSWLPFSVFGQWEQSNFLGEGYSLSARLNLAFSEQSFRLMFEDNWFMQTRWTIGGFFDFSHSVNTAYQDINGPIFTGKKEVPDPFVSWEEYNNSKNFSDFNIMNYSLAKFSISGFTGYTFSNYLGKQSFAGTVQTALKYVYYDDNVNRPSNYYLRDNYNTIRFENSLGISIAWDTRNSHSLSNNGFLLKQQFDFFGGFLFGQSHFSKVTTTFERYFSLLGYQDVFTPIFDLILTLRSVYSNILPPLGNGFEIEIQPHHLIVISENFMIARGWGTLNNIYSSFVNTIQLSMSLIKNILVWDILFLDIASYALEKQENALFVPFNNFIFSWGFGIRSVLPQMPLSFVIAYPFYFNDAGVNRYYNYFGGFKFFLAIDMRY from the coding sequence ATGGTTTTTTCCTGTTTTGTGTTTGATTTGGTTTATTCTCAGGAGCAATATAAGGGTAAGATAATAAAGAGTGTGAACTTTGATGGTCTTAAAAATATAAGGGAAAATGATCTTGGACCTATTTTGAATGTTTATTTGGGACAAGCTTATTCTGATGAACTTTTTGATAAATTGCAAGTTGACCTTTATGCTCTTGATTATTTTGAAGGACTTATTCGGCCTGAGTTTAGAATAGAAGATGATAAGCTTGTAATTACATTTTTTGTGAAAGAAAAGTCCTTAGTAAGAACTGTTACTTTTGTTGATGATAGTAGGGTTTTTTGGAATAGTGAACTGCGTGATAAATCACATATTAAGGCAAAAGAAGCTTTAAATCTTGCAAAAATTAAAAAGAGTGTTGTTAAATTTGAAGAAATGTATAAAGATGCTGGATATCTTGATGTTACTGTTGAGTTTGAAATTAAAGAGGAAGATAGTTTAGTAGATATTATATTTAAAATTAATTCTGGTTCTAAATATGTTGTTAAAGAGGTTTCTTTTGAAGGAAATTTGAACTTTAAGAGTCATGTTCTTAGAAAATATTTAGTATCAAAACCAGCATCTTTATTTTCTGACGGTAAGTATTTAGAATCAAATGTTGATAAAGACAAAGATCAACTTGAATCTTATTATAGGAATAATGGATATATTAATGCTAAAGTTGTAAAGAGTACTGTAGATATACAAGTTCCCAGAGATTCTAAAAAATTAGAAAAAGAGGTTTACTTAAAATATTTTATTTCAGAGGGTAGTGTTTTTAAATTTGGTAAGTTTGAGATTACTGGTAATCTAGTTTTTAAATTAGAAGAATTGCAATCTCTAATTACTTTTAAAGAAGGAGATATTTTTGATGATTCAAGATTTGAACAAGATTTTAAGAAAATTAGGGAAAAGTATTACTCAGATGGTTATATCTTTACAGAAATTGTGCCTTCTAGGACGATAAGAGATGAGTTTGTAGATCATGATATTAAGATAGTAGAAAAAGATAAAGCACATATTGAATCCATTACTGTTTCAGGTAATAAAAAAACAGCTTCTCATGTAATACTTAGAGAAATTCCGTTAATGGAAGGTGATGTTTTTAGTTTAGAAAAACTTAGGATGGGATTGTTTAACTTGCAGAGACTTGGTTATTTTGGAAATGTTGTTCCCTATGCTGTTCCAAGTAATATTGAGGGTTTAATGAAAATAGATTTTGCTGTTGAAGAGAGAGAGACAGCTAGCTTTAGGTTTGGTATGAATTTTGGTGGGGTGAGTAATTCTTGGCTTCCATTTTCAGTTTTTGGACAGTGGGAGCAATCTAATTTCTTAGGTGAGGGGTATTCTTTGTCTGCAAGACTTAATCTTGCTTTTTCAGAGCAAAGCTTTAGATTGATGTTTGAAGATAATTGGTTTATGCAGACTAGATGGACTATTGGGGGATTTTTTGATTTCTCACATTCTGTAAATACAGCTTATCAAGATATTAATGGACCTATATTTACAGGCAAAAAGGAGGTACCAGATCCTTTTGTAAGTTGGGAAGAATATAATAATTCTAAGAATTTTTCAGATTTTAATATTATGAATTATTCTTTAGCTAAATTTAGCATTAGTGGGTTTACTGGATATACTTTTTCTAATTATCTTGGAAAGCAGTCATTTGCTGGAACTGTTCAAACGGCTTTGAAATATGTATATTATGATGATAATGTTAATAGACCTTCAAATTATTATTTGAGGGATAATTATAATACTATTCGATTTGAAAATTCTCTTGGTATTAGTATTGCGTGGGATACAAGAAATTCTCATTCTTTATCTAATAACGGTTTTTTGCTTAAGCAGCAATTTGATTTTTTTGGCGGGTTTTTATTTGGACAGAGTCATTTTTCAAAAGTTACAACTACTTTTGAAAGGTATTTCTCTCTTTTAGGTTATCAAGATGTTTTTACTCCAATTTTTGATTTAATCTTAACTTTACGAAGTGTTTATTCAAATATTTTGCCACCACTTGGAAATGGTTTTGAAATAGAAATACAGCCGCATCATCTTATAGTTATTAGTGAAAACTTTATGATTGCAAGAGGATGGGGAACTTTGAATAATATTTATAGTTCGTTTGTAAATACTATTCAGTTATCAATGTCTTTGATTAAAAATATTTTAGTTTGGGATATTTTGTTTCTAGATATAGCTTCATATGCTTTGGAGAAGCAAGAAAATGCTTTATTTGTTCCCTTTAATAATTTTATTTTTAGTTGGGGATTTGGAATTAGAAGTGTACTTCCTCAAATGCCTTTGTCTTTTGTGATAGCTTATCCATTTTATTTTAATGATGCAGGGGTTAATAGGTATTATAATTACTTTGGTGGATTCAAATTTTTCTTAGCCATTGATATGAGATACTAA
- a CDS encoding OmpH family outer membrane protein, giving the protein MAFIVLLFAYFFPLNLFPLNVTKVGIVDFEKVVIEFLSPQLKSNLDQLKSHYQEKIDALNSEIKDLRKMYDESISAHDIESARLYGNQYNLKVDELKKLKSLARGNLEQQKQINMNSLNSDGSLRNKILNGIQYVAETNGISLVMKKDNPYILYYNSTVDITDDVVRYLNEQ; this is encoded by the coding sequence ATGGCTTTTATAGTTCTTTTATTTGCATATTTCTTTCCATTAAATCTTTTTCCATTGAATGTTACAAAAGTAGGTATTGTTGACTTTGAAAAAGTTGTAATTGAATTTTTAAGTCCGCAATTAAAATCTAATCTTGATCAATTAAAAAGTCATTATCAAGAAAAAATAGATGCCTTGAATTCTGAGATCAAGGATTTGAGAAAAATGTATGATGAATCTATTAGTGCTCATGATATAGAGAGTGCTAGATTATATGGTAATCAATATAACCTAAAGGTTGATGAACTTAAGAAGCTTAAAAGTTTGGCTAGGGGTAATCTTGAACAGCAGAAGCAAATTAATATGAATAGTTTAAATAGCGATGGGTCGCTTCGAAATAAGATACTTAATGGCATTCAATATGTTGCAGAGACTAATGGTATTTCTTTAGTTATGAAAAAGGATAATCCTTATATTCTTTATTATAATAGTACTGTTGATATAACAGATGATGTTGTTAGGTATTTGAATGAACAGTAG